The genomic stretch gaggaagttATTATTCTTGACGATGAatatgatgaagaaggtttCGATGAAGACATGGAAGATGACTATGTGGAAGACGGTGCAATGAGGGCAGCAGCGTTTTCACCCGAAGCTAGCTCAAGAGTGGCTTCTACACAACCTGACTTTGATAGACAGGATAAGGTACCACAATATAATGCTGGCGAGAGAGAAGATCATCGTTTGAGTTTAAGCTCTCCACCAAAATcatcaccaccaatgacTCAATCCTCACAATATACATCTCAGGATATTTCTATGAGACTTCCTCCACCTCCACAGGGCCTTTCTCCAACCGTTCCTTACCACCCTCCACCTCCAATAGGAAATGAAACTCAACAATTAAAACCCCCCAGACTTCCAAGTGTTCATGAACTACCGTTTCTTCCACAGTTCCAGCAGCCGGTACCTCATTACCAGCCACTTACTGGACAGAACAGAACTCCAACAATTGTTCAGGTACGACCTGTTCTGTTCCCAACGGCATCCCAACTTTCACCAGTGGTGCAGGAACCACCATTACCAGGAATTCAGAATTATCAACCAAGGGAatctccatcttcatctatACCAACTCCACAAGTAGTACATTCGCATATAATGCCACAAAGACGATCAATATCACATATACTGCCAACAATCCTGGATAGGCATTTAGAAGCTTCACCCCATTCAACCCATACTAGATATATAGGTCAAGACGGTTTTGTAAAGATTCAGAGCGATTCTTCATTGCAAAATCCACAAGCATTATATGTAGAATCGCAATTATATCCTCAAACGCATCGCCCAGGCATTCCTTCGTATCTGGTTCCACCTCCTCAAGGAACGCAGCCATCCCCACCTTTACAGCAACAAACGATTGATAGCCCTCAAGATAGACAACCGCTGaagcttcttctgcaaaTCCAAGCACTTAAGCTGCCGCAAAGAGGTCATGAAAGCGAACACATAGAGCCACAGGAATTGTCACGATTAGCTGACGACTCTGCAAGAAAACTCAGTTTCCAACTCAACTCAGATCGCCCAAGGGAAAAGGGACCCGATACGCATGAAAAAGAGAGAGTAGAAAAGGAAAGGGTAGAAAGGGAAAGAACAGAAAGGGAAAAAacagaaaaggaaaaaatAGAGAGTGAAAGAATAGAAAGTGAAAGGGTAGAAAgtgaaagaattgaaaaggaaaggATTGCAAAATCAGTTATCAACGACAAACCATCAGATGTGAGTAGCTCCGAGGATGAAAGAGAAACCTCAATGGAAGCTGGCGAATATCATCCAGATGATCATGAAGGAAGTTATGTGGACTATGAAGGGGAACCAATGCAAGGATCATCAGAAGGTATGGAAGATGGGAATGGTATATTCCAATACCAAAGTCGATTAAGATTCATAGCTCAATCACCAAAGAGTAGTGCAAAATTGGAAGGAGGAGAGATTCCAATGCTAgatgataagaagaagaataagTCTGGAGTAATTCACCAGTGCCACTTAATCGACCCTGGCACTCTTCGTAAATGTTTAAAGATTTTCTATGGTAAGAATGAATTATTGAGACACCAGGAGTTTGTTCATgctacaaagaagaaaatctaCAAATGTATCTACTGTTCTAGAAACGGAGCCAAAGTTCAGAGTTATCCAAGGCATGACTCGTTGGCAAGACATATAAGAAGGAAGCACGGTGTTACCGGAAAGGAAAACAAAATGGCTGTGAACTATGCCAAAGAGAACGTAGAAGTCATCGATGATCCAAAACTGCTAGTAACAAAGCAACATACCTTTGTAGAGCCATTGCCGCATCCTCAATTTCTCAATCCAGACTTTACAATCAAATCTAGCTATGCTGGATTTTTACTGTTCAGCACGAAAGAGGTTCCCAACCCTAAACTACCAGTTATTCATACTCACCACTATCCAAAGAATAGGATTGTCGACGTTGTAGAGTTTCCACCAATAGATCAGCCAGCAGGAAGTCTGTCAAAAGAGGTACTATCACCTACAGTTTCAGCAAAGGCACCCAACGTTTTCTTGTCGAAGATATCTCCCAAGTCAGTAAAGTCACAGGAAACATCTCCAGTATTCAAGGTATCTCCATTGAAGTCAATTACTTCTCCAAAGGATTTGCCTTCTGTTGCTACTAGTACTAGTCCTCTTCAATCAGTGGCTCCACCTCCAGTTGCTCATCTTTCAAGTGGTGCGTCTCCTCTAATCGGTCACAACACCGTAGGAGGTCCATCTCCAGCCAGAGGAGACCCATCTGCTGGACCTCCAATTGCACATAAACCTGGAGTGCTTATTGGCCAAAACTCTCCTCCCAAAAAAGGAACAGTGTTACCCCTGATTAAAGAGCTTGACAACAGCCACAGTTTTGGGGTTCACAGTTACCCACGTTCCAGCAGCGATAACATCCACAAAAGCATGAATTTGTCTTACTTGAATGGCCCACCGCCTGCGGAAGATAGAAAGTAGACTATGTAGCTATATTGTATATCTCACGACGAATAACgaagaaaatagaaaaaatgaaatatcaaaaatatGTAAAACAGGAAAAATATTATGTTGTGTTCTGTCTAATATATATTATACCCTAACGTAGTATACTAGTATGAATGATTTCCTACCCTTATTGTATGGTGTTGGAGTTTATGACATTCGTTGGTAGAAGTGCTCCAGTGATTTTTAAGGATTGCATAATATTTGTTGGTCATGCACATAAAAGCTGCAGTTTGTGGTTATGGTTGCAAAAGGGGGGGGACCCGAAGACAAACCAATACGTCGATGACGTTCTAGAGCAGTTGGAAAATCCAGCTTAGTACCATAGCCATATAGAGGATACTCAGGTTGTCTCCTAtttctcttttccttttttaTCCTCTTCAGCTGctctttttgcaactttCCTTATGGTTGCAAAAGTGTTACACAAAGAGGGAATGGTTGTGAGCCCCGATGAACTGTGAATTCTCAAGGGAGGAAAGTTAGCCAGTTAGAAGCAAAAGCTgttgaaacaaaagaagTAACCCTTGAGAGAGACTGTTGGGATGTGCAGTATGCTATATTTACAATGCTGGAAAGTAGGATTGGAAAGATTTGCGTACAAGAAAACTGGCAGCTAGctggttgcaaaatttcacCAAGTCTATTTTCGACAGAAGCAGCCGTGTCCGGGTAACACAGTGCCTTTTACGGGTGGCGGTCGTGTCGattcaattcttgcaatCAGAAAATAGGGCCAAAAACTCACAAACAATGATCAATTTTTAACAGCCCTTTCTAGAGACAGTCATTTAGCATTTGATATAAGAGATCCACTGCTAGCCAAGTTCGACAGTCGTTGCGACCACCGCGAGAACGTGATCTTGAATTACCGTTAGCGACTTTTTCCGCGAACTAGAGTCCCCTTGCTGTGAAATTTCAGCATACTGCCCTTTTCTGTATCTTGCAATCTTGAGAGGTAGCGAGAATTATTAGTGTTCCAATTTCAGGTGAACCTCCAAACGTTCGCACCGCTACAAGTGGAACAGGTCCACCATTAGTCAAACCTACAGTGTTCCTCACAGGTGAAGATAATTGCCATTCCCAAGAGTTATTCAGTTGG from Scheffersomyces stipitis CBS 6054 chromosome 2, complete sequence encodes the following:
- a CDS encoding hypothetical protein (go_component nucleus~go_funtion nucleic acid binding; zinc ion binding) — protein: MLPNLEYFLKLIDFEVVDTVYGPLVRPPENYLKDSMLSGLQYPFPYPFYNYSYHSFAQNVDSKKYNRINTIPYEDITLKDVSPPKKRRGRPKSISEPMLKKKPGRKRKNPLTEDILVAQSQTTQKDFPSNTESEMSGTESEHEGLGDYDDIPEEEEVIILDDEYDEEGFDEDMEDDYVEDGAMRAAAFSPEASSRVASTQPDFDRQDKVPQYNAGEREDHRLSLSSPPKSSPPMTQSSQYTSQDISMRLPPPPQGLSPTVPYHPPPPIGNETQQLKPPRLPSVHELPFLPQFQQPVPHYQPLTGQNRTPTIVQVRPVSFPTASQLSPVVQEPPLPGIQNYQPRESPSSSIPTPQVVHSHIMPQRRSISHISPTISDRHLEASPHSTHTRYIGQDGFVKIQSDSSLQNPQALYVESQLYPQTHRPGIPSYSVPPPQGTQPSPPLQQQTIDSPQDRQPSKLLSQIQALKSPQRGHESEHIEPQELSRLADDSARKLSFQLNSDRPREKGPDTHEKERVEKERVERERTEREKTEKEKIESERIESERVESERIEKERIAKSVINDKPSDVSSSEDERETSMEAGEYHPDDHEGSYVDYEGEPMQGSSEGMEDGNGIFQYQSRLRFIAQSPKSSAKLEGGEIPMLDDKKKNKSGVIHQCHLIDPGTLRKCLKIFYGKNELLRHQEFVHATKKKIYKCIYCSRNGAKVQSYPRHDSLARHIRRKHGVTGKENKMAVNYAKENVEVIDDPKSLVTKQHTFVEPLPHPQFLNPDFTIKSSYAGFLSFSTKEVPNPKLPVIHTHHYPKNRIVDVVEFPPIDQPAGSSSKEVLSPTVSAKAPNVFLSKISPKSVKSQETSPVFKVSPLKSITSPKDLPSVATSTSPLQSVAPPPVAHLSSGASPLIGHNTVGGPSPARGDPSAGPPIAHKPGVLIGQNSPPKKGTVLPSIKELDNSHSFGVHSYPRSSSDNIHKSMNLSYLNGPPPAEDRK